The following proteins come from a genomic window of Candidatus Eremiobacterota bacterium:
- a CDS encoding Uma2 family endonuclease, producing the protein MVETKIPRWLTALDENKPYIEVLDGEKLPDMSPYDVHGQIAVRIGAQLDEWAGDRGSVGVEVRFYFFRADGTWSSLLPEVKYMSYARVPNSMDDSSQRPRVAPDIAVEILSPSDRPSRTRRKVETYLEFGATLVMVVHPVKRTVAIYRNDGTIEHRDARGTWPLEQFDGLVLDWEKIYRGVKLPDR; encoded by the coding sequence ATGGTTGAGACGAAAATCCCGCGCTGGCTCACGGCGCTGGACGAGAACAAACCGTACATCGAAGTGCTCGACGGCGAGAAGTTGCCCGACATGAGCCCGTACGACGTTCACGGGCAAATCGCGGTCCGCATCGGCGCGCAGCTCGACGAATGGGCGGGCGACCGCGGCAGCGTAGGAGTCGAAGTCAGATTCTACTTCTTCCGCGCTGATGGAACTTGGTCGTCGCTGCTGCCGGAGGTGAAGTACATGTCCTACGCTCGGGTGCCGAACAGCATGGACGACAGCTCGCAGCGGCCGCGCGTAGCGCCGGATATCGCGGTCGAAATTCTCTCGCCCAGCGATCGGCCCAGTCGCACCCGGCGGAAGGTAGAGACGTACTTGGAGTTCGGCGCGACGCTCGTCATGGTCGTGCACCCGGTAAAGCGGACGGTCGCGATATACCGCAACGACGGAACCATCGAACACCGCGACGCGCGCGGCACGTGGCCGCTCGAGCAGTTCGACGGGCTGGTCCTGGATTGGGAGAAGATCTACCGCGGAGTCAAGCTGCCAGATCGCTGA
- the rplC gene encoding 50S ribosomal protein L3 has translation MKNIIGRKVGMTSVFTDDGRSVPVTVIQAGPCTVVQKKTKESDGYEAVALAFGDVKPSRLTKALQGHYKRAGIAPKRDIREFRTGIDGVELGATITVEGFTAGDRVDVQGISKGHGFSGGIKRWNFSGGGASHGSMIHRQPASNGDTNAGHTHRGSRRPGHYGVDKVTHQNLEVVRADTERNLLLVRGPVPGPKNGLVIVQQSVKVKASA, from the coding sequence GTGAAGAACATCATCGGCCGCAAGGTCGGGATGACCAGCGTGTTCACGGACGACGGCCGGAGCGTTCCGGTCACCGTGATCCAAGCCGGTCCGTGTACCGTGGTGCAAAAGAAGACGAAGGAATCCGACGGCTACGAAGCCGTCGCGCTGGCGTTCGGCGACGTGAAACCGTCGCGCCTGACCAAAGCGCTGCAAGGCCACTACAAGCGAGCCGGAATCGCGCCCAAGCGCGACATCCGCGAGTTCCGCACGGGGATCGACGGCGTCGAGCTCGGCGCGACGATCACCGTCGAAGGCTTCACCGCCGGCGACCGCGTCGACGTGCAGGGGATCTCGAAGGGCCACGGCTTCTCGGGCGGGATCAAGCGCTGGAACTTCAGCGGCGGCGGCGCGAGCCACGGCTCGATGATCCACCGCCAGCCGGCCTCGAACGGCGACACCAACGCCGGCCACACGCACCGCGGCAGCCGCCGCCCCGGCCACTACGGCGTCGACAAGGTGACGCACCAGAACTTGGAAGTCGTCCGCGCCGACACCGAGCGCAATTTGCTGCTCGTGCGCGGTCCGGTTCCCGGCCCGAAAAACGGGCTGGTGATCGTGCAACAGTCCGTCAAAGTGAAGGCGAGCGCGTAA
- the rplD gene encoding 50S ribosomal protein L4, whose product MAQVIDAQGKPVREQETPAAFAGPVEGRANAIYRAVFRELANPRAGTASTKKRDEVRGGGKKPWRQKGTGRARQGSIRSPQWAHGGVVFGPQPRSYVSSLNKKERRVAMRAALADKFQSGGVTVLATEQLDLTKTKALATLLFGSAKAAKSGPKTLVVFATEELEAVGTPLRRTGRNLERVNVTHTGELDVKDVVGYGRLVLTTAAHDALAAKYAQEPK is encoded by the coding sequence ATGGCGCAGGTAATCGACGCACAAGGCAAGCCCGTGCGCGAACAAGAGACGCCCGCCGCCTTCGCCGGCCCCGTCGAAGGAAGAGCGAACGCGATCTACCGCGCGGTCTTCCGCGAGCTCGCGAACCCGCGTGCCGGAACGGCGTCGACGAAGAAGCGCGACGAAGTCCGCGGCGGCGGCAAGAAACCGTGGCGCCAGAAGGGCACCGGCCGGGCCCGCCAGGGCTCGATCCGCTCGCCGCAGTGGGCGCACGGCGGCGTCGTGTTCGGTCCGCAGCCGCGCTCGTACGTCTCGAGCCTGAACAAGAAGGAACGCCGCGTCGCGATGCGCGCCGCGCTGGCCGACAAGTTCCAGTCCGGCGGCGTGACGGTGCTCGCCACCGAGCAGCTCGATCTGACGAAGACGAAGGCGCTCGCCACGCTGCTGTTCGGCTCGGCGAAGGCCGCGAAGTCCGGCCCGAAGACGCTGGTCGTCTTCGCGACGGAGGAGTTGGAGGCGGTCGGGACGCCGCTGCGCCGCACCGGCCGCAACCTCGAACGCGTCAACGTGACGCATACGGGCGAGCTCGACGTCAAGGACGTCGTTGGCTACGGCCGGCTCGTCCTCACCACCGCCGCGCACGACGCCCTCGCGGCGAAATACGCGCAGGAGCCGAAGTAG
- the rplW gene encoding 50S ribosomal protein L23, with protein sequence MNARDVIIAPLITEKSMAGTLAQQYAFEVNPHATKTQIKAAVAEIFGVTVLKINTVNVGGKKKNFARRGRRTSGVQSDWKKAIVTIAPGQKIQLGGVNYFEQ encoded by the coding sequence GTGAACGCGAGAGATGTTATCATCGCGCCGCTGATCACCGAGAAGTCGATGGCGGGGACGCTCGCGCAGCAGTACGCCTTCGAGGTCAACCCGCACGCCACCAAGACGCAGATCAAAGCCGCGGTCGCCGAGATCTTCGGCGTCACCGTGCTGAAGATCAACACCGTCAACGTGGGCGGCAAGAAGAAGAACTTCGCCCGCCGCGGCCGCCGCACGTCCGGCGTCCAGTCGGACTGGAAGAAGGCGATCGTCACCATCGCGCCGGGTCAGAAGATACAACTCGGCGGCGTCAACTACTTCGAGCAATAA
- the rplB gene encoding 50S ribosomal protein L2 gives MAVKKYKPTSAARRFITTADFSEITKKAPERSLLEVKKKHSGRNNNGHITTRHKGGGYRKQYRIVDFKRTKDGIPAKVAAIEYDPNRTARLALLHYRDGEKRYILAPATLKVGDVVESGPAADIKTGNALPLTNIPLGTVIHNIELQPGAGAKLVRSAGGAAQLMAKEGDYAQVRMPSGEVRKILIVCRATIGQLGNLDHENEIIGKAGRQRHLGKRPSVRGIAMNPVDHPHGGGEARSTSGRPPTTPWGQMTMGKKTRRTKRTTKMIVRKRKSK, from the coding sequence ATGGCCGTCAAAAAGTACAAGCCGACCAGCGCCGCCCGCCGCTTCATCACCACCGCCGACTTCAGCGAGATCACGAAGAAGGCGCCGGAGCGCTCGCTGCTCGAGGTCAAGAAGAAGCACTCGGGCCGGAACAACAACGGCCACATCACGACCCGCCACAAAGGCGGCGGATACCGCAAGCAGTACCGCATCGTCGACTTCAAGCGCACCAAGGACGGGATCCCGGCCAAAGTCGCGGCGATCGAGTACGATCCGAACCGCACCGCGCGGCTCGCGCTGCTGCACTACCGCGACGGCGAGAAGCGCTACATCCTCGCGCCCGCCACGCTGAAGGTCGGCGACGTCGTCGAGTCCGGTCCGGCCGCCGACATCAAGACCGGGAACGCGCTGCCGCTGACCAACATCCCGCTCGGCACGGTGATCCACAACATCGAGCTGCAGCCGGGCGCGGGCGCGAAGCTCGTTCGCTCGGCCGGCGGCGCCGCGCAGCTGATGGCGAAGGAAGGCGACTACGCGCAGGTGCGCATGCCGTCCGGCGAAGTGCGCAAGATCCTGATCGTGTGCCGCGCGACGATCGGCCAGCTCGGCAATCTCGACCACGAGAACGAGATCATCGGAAAGGCCGGCCGCCAGCGCCACCTCGGCAAGCGCCCCTCGGTGCGCGGCATCGCGATGAACCCCGTCGACCACCCGCACGGCGGCGGCGAAGCGCGCTCGACCTCCGGCCGCCCGCCGACGACGCCTTGGGGCCAGATGACGATGGGCAAGAAGACGCGCCGCACCAAGCGCACCACCAAGATGATCGTCCGCAAGAGAAAGTCCAAGTAG
- the rpsS gene encoding 30S ribosomal protein S19 has protein sequence MGRSLKKGPFVADHLAAKVEKLNSTREKRVIKTWSRASTIVPAMVGHTISVHNGRAHIPVFITENMVGHKLGEFSPTRTFKGHAGDKAKVS, from the coding sequence ATGGGCCGTTCACTGAAGAAAGGTCCGTTCGTCGCGGACCATCTCGCCGCCAAAGTCGAGAAGCTGAACTCGACGCGCGAGAAGCGGGTCATCAAGACATGGTCGCGCGCCTCGACGATCGTTCCGGCGATGGTCGGCCACACGATCTCGGTGCACAACGGCCGGGCGCACATCCCGGTGTTCATCACCGAGAACATGGTCGGGCACAAGCTCGGCGAGTTCTCGCCTACGCGCACCTTCAAGGGCCACGCGGGCGATAAGGCCAAGGTATCATGA
- the rplV gene encoding 50S ribosomal protein L22 yields the protein MRAEAVAHLKFARVGPRKLRRVADAIRGKTVREALVLLKFAGVFAAEPIEKLLKSAVANAENNHDMSSDGLYVTRITVDGGPGGGFTKRLDPRAQGRAAFKRKRLSHVTIAVGANPPKHQPKQRAGAAIGLKTRAQRQAQAAGGRKKSSKPAAPRRKKQTAGAGASE from the coding sequence TTGCGCGCGGAGGCGGTGGCGCACCTGAAGTTCGCCCGCGTCGGGCCGCGCAAGCTGCGCCGCGTCGCGGACGCGATCCGCGGCAAGACCGTGCGCGAAGCGCTGGTCCTGTTGAAGTTCGCCGGCGTCTTCGCCGCCGAGCCGATCGAAAAATTGCTCAAGAGCGCGGTCGCGAACGCGGAGAACAACCACGACATGAGCTCGGACGGGCTCTACGTCACGCGCATCACCGTCGACGGCGGACCCGGCGGCGGGTTCACCAAGCGGCTCGACCCGCGCGCGCAAGGCCGGGCGGCGTTCAAGCGCAAGCGGCTCTCGCACGTGACGATCGCGGTCGGCGCCAACCCGCCGAAGCACCAGCCGAAGCAGCGCGCGGGCGCCGCGATCGGCCTCAAGACGCGCGCGCAGCGCCAAGCGCAGGCCGCCGGCGGGCGCAAGAAGTCCTCGAAGCCGGCCGCACCGCGCCGGAAGAAGCAAACCGCGGGCGCGGGGGCATCGGAGTAA
- the rpsC gene encoding 30S ribosomal protein S3, whose product MGQKIHPVGLRLGITRTWDSRWFEKKNYVAWLHEDVQIRKYFGRMTRAAAISRVEIERRANQARVIINTGKPGIIIGKRGVGIDEIRRNLETLTGKQVQVNVVEIKQIELDARLVGQNIVDQLEKRIAFRRAMKQAIMRTMKAGARGVKVQVSGRLGGAEIARTERNHDGKVPLHTLRADIDYAHVEAFTTFGRIGVKVWIYKGEVLPDQPRGERDGAGAGRQGGDAARFRDNRRGTRGGRGRGGAGGGEGRPAGERPARPAVTASETPAVDTEAALRAAQRETGPSLAEAIEGDAPVHQPHQHVPAEPSHRAGRSGQHEGEGVTRETSQVDPESQHTVDEAERPGAESSAPTAHHPEPAPGGGTHDRPELATGPEDDNAAPRQAQDDMPKAQDDTEGGQ is encoded by the coding sequence ATGGGACAGAAGATTCATCCGGTCGGGCTGCGCCTGGGCATCACGCGCACGTGGGACAGCCGCTGGTTCGAGAAAAAGAACTACGTCGCGTGGCTGCACGAGGACGTGCAGATCCGCAAGTACTTCGGACGCATGACGCGCGCGGCGGCGATCTCGCGCGTCGAGATCGAGCGGCGCGCGAACCAGGCTCGCGTTATCATCAACACCGGGAAACCTGGGATCATCATCGGGAAGCGCGGCGTCGGGATCGACGAGATCCGCCGTAACCTCGAGACGCTGACCGGCAAGCAAGTCCAGGTGAACGTCGTCGAGATCAAGCAGATCGAGCTCGACGCGCGTCTGGTCGGCCAGAACATCGTCGACCAGCTCGAGAAGCGCATCGCGTTCCGCCGCGCGATGAAGCAGGCGATCATGCGCACGATGAAGGCCGGCGCGCGCGGCGTCAAGGTACAGGTCTCGGGCCGTCTCGGCGGCGCGGAGATCGCGCGCACCGAGCGCAACCACGACGGCAAGGTGCCGCTGCACACGCTGCGCGCCGACATCGACTACGCGCACGTCGAAGCGTTCACGACCTTCGGCCGCATCGGCGTGAAGGTGTGGATCTACAAGGGCGAAGTGCTCCCCGACCAGCCGCGCGGCGAGCGCGACGGTGCGGGCGCCGGCCGCCAGGGCGGCGACGCGGCGCGCTTCCGCGACAACCGCCGCGGGACGCGCGGCGGACGCGGGCGTGGCGGCGCGGGCGGCGGCGAAGGCCGTCCTGCCGGCGAGCGTCCGGCGCGCCCGGCCGTGACGGCGTCCGAGACGCCGGCGGTCGACACCGAAGCGGCGCTGCGCGCCGCGCAGCGCGAGACCGGTCCTTCGCTCGCGGAGGCGATCGAAGGCGACGCGCCGGTGCACCAGCCGCACCAGCACGTGCCGGCCGAGCCGTCGCACCGCGCCGGCCGCAGCGGTCAGCACGAGGGTGAGGGCGTGACGCGCGAGACCTCGCAAGTCGATCCGGAGTCGCAGCACACGGTCGACGAAGCGGAGCGCCCGGGCGCCGAGTCCAGCGCGCCGACCGCACATCATCCCGAGCCCGCGCCGGGCGGCGGCACGCACGACCGCCCCGAGCTGGCGACCGGACCCGAAGACGACAACGCCGCTCCTCGACAAGCTCAGGACGACATGCCGAAGGCTCAAGACGACACGGAGGGTGGACAGTAG
- the rplP gene encoding 50S ribosomal protein L16: protein MLTPKRVKWRRQHRGRMRGKALVGNTLTFGEFGLQALEPVWMTNRQIEAARIAMTRHIKRGGKVWIKVFPDKSVTKKPAEVRMGSGKGNPEFWVAVVRPGRVLFELAGVDEKTAREALRLAAQKLPISTKVVTRGDEETGVAI from the coding sequence ATGCTGACCCCGAAAAGAGTGAAGTGGCGCCGCCAGCACCGCGGCCGCATGCGCGGCAAAGCGCTGGTCGGCAACACGCTGACGTTCGGCGAGTTCGGCCTGCAGGCGCTGGAGCCGGTGTGGATGACCAACCGGCAGATCGAGGCCGCGCGTATCGCGATGACCCGCCACATCAAGCGCGGCGGCAAGGTCTGGATCAAGGTCTTCCCCGACAAGTCGGTGACGAAGAAGCCGGCCGAGGTCCGCATGGGCTCCGGCAAGGGCAACCCCGAGTTCTGGGTCGCCGTCGTGCGCCCGGGCCGCGTGCTCTTCGAGCTCGCCGGCGTCGACGAGAAGACGGCGCGCGAAGCGCTGCGCCTGGCCGCGCAAAAGCTGCCGATCTCGACCAAGGTCGTGACGCGCGGCGACGAGGAGACGGGGGTGGCCATCTGA
- a CDS encoding 50S ribosomal protein L29 — translation MKRNDLRHLRELSLKDLEQRARETKEELFNLRFSLRTGHLSDFSRVKQVRRTYAQIQTAISEKRIAEARHGAA, via the coding sequence ATGAAGCGCAACGATCTGCGCCATCTGCGCGAGCTTTCGCTCAAAGATCTCGAGCAGCGCGCCCGCGAGACGAAGGAAGAGCTCTTCAACCTGCGCTTCTCGCTGCGCACCGGACACCTCAGCGACTTCTCGCGGGTGAAGCAAGTCCGGCGCACCTACGCCCAGATTCAAACCGCGATCTCCGAGAAGCGGATCGCCGAGGCACGTCATGGAGCAGCATAA
- the rpsQ gene encoding 30S ribosomal protein S17: MEQHNQRVNRRRVKQGRVASDKMDKTIVVVTETRVPHPVYRKVVRQSTRFKAHDEKNDAKTGDLVRIQECRPMSRGKRWRLVEILERAK, encoded by the coding sequence ATGGAGCAGCATAATCAACGGGTCAACCGCCGGCGCGTCAAGCAAGGCCGCGTCGCGAGCGACAAGATGGACAAGACGATCGTCGTCGTGACCGAGACGCGCGTCCCGCACCCGGTCTACCGCAAGGTCGTCCGCCAGTCGACGCGCTTCAAGGCGCACGACGAGAAGAACGACGCCAAGACCGGCGATCTGGTCCGCATCCAAGAGTGCCGCCCGATGTCGCGCGGCAAGCGCTGGCGCTTGGTCGAGATTCTGGAGCGCGCGAAATGA
- the rplN gene encoding 50S ribosomal protein L14 produces the protein MIQQETRLKVADNSGARELLCIHVSGGSRHPYAHVGDIIVGTVKSAIPGAAVKKGQVVKAVVVRTSQPMRRPDGSVIKFDENACVIIKGEKDNLDPRGTRVFGPVCRELRDRGFLKIASLAPEVL, from the coding sequence ATGATTCAGCAAGAGACGCGGCTCAAGGTGGCCGACAACTCGGGGGCGCGCGAGCTGCTGTGCATCCACGTCAGCGGCGGCTCGCGGCATCCGTACGCGCACGTCGGCGACATCATCGTCGGGACGGTGAAGAGCGCGATCCCGGGCGCCGCGGTCAAGAAAGGCCAAGTCGTCAAGGCGGTCGTCGTGCGCACCTCGCAGCCGATGCGCCGGCCGGACGGATCGGTCATCAAGTTCGACGAGAACGCGTGCGTGATCATCAAGGGCGAGAAGGACAACCTCGACCCGCGCGGGACGCGCGTGTTCGGACCCGTCTGCCGCGAGCTGCGCGACCGCGGCTTCCTGAAGATCGCCTCGTTAGCACCGGAGGTGCTCTAA
- the rplX gene encoding 50S ribosomal protein L24 produces the protein MGVKAKIVRGDTVVLRRGKEKGKRGIVKHVWPKDGCATVEGLNVVKRHTKPGTTGVQSGGILEKEAPIPLSALMVIDPKTDKPTRVRRVRRSDGTTVRIAARSGEELLVPSKAK, from the coding sequence ATGGGCGTGAAGGCGAAGATCGTCAGGGGCGACACGGTCGTGCTGCGGCGCGGCAAGGAGAAAGGGAAGCGCGGGATCGTCAAGCACGTCTGGCCGAAGGACGGCTGCGCGACGGTCGAAGGGTTGAACGTCGTCAAGCGCCACACCAAGCCGGGAACGACCGGCGTGCAGAGCGGCGGCATCCTCGAGAAGGAAGCGCCGATCCCGCTCAGCGCGCTGATGGTGATCGATCCCAAGACCGACAAGCCGACCCGCGTGCGCCGCGTCCGCCGTTCCGACGGCACGACGGTCCGCATCGCGGCTCGCTCCGGCGAGGAGCTGCTCGTCCCCAGTAAGGCGAAATAG
- the rplE gene encoding 50S ribosomal protein L5 translates to MAARLKEKYDNEVRGKLQERFAYKNPMQVPKLEKVVLNMSVGEAIQNSKALDKAVDELTTISGQKPVITKAKKSIAAFKLREGMNIGAKVTLRGERMYNFLDKLFNIVLPRIRDFRGLSRRSFDGRGNYSLGLREQLVFPEIDFDKVEKARGMDIIIVTTAKNDEEATEFLTQMGLPLQKQTTAGATR, encoded by the coding sequence ATGGCAGCGAGATTGAAAGAGAAGTACGACAACGAGGTGCGCGGGAAGCTGCAGGAGCGGTTCGCCTACAAGAACCCCATGCAGGTCCCGAAGCTCGAAAAGGTCGTCCTCAACATGTCGGTCGGCGAGGCGATCCAGAACTCGAAGGCGCTCGACAAGGCGGTCGACGAGCTGACGACGATCAGCGGCCAGAAGCCGGTGATCACCAAGGCGAAGAAGTCGATCGCGGCGTTCAAGCTCCGCGAGGGGATGAACATCGGCGCCAAGGTCACGCTGCGCGGCGAGCGGATGTACAACTTCCTCGACAAGCTGTTCAACATCGTGCTGCCGCGCATCCGCGACTTCCGCGGGCTGAGCCGGCGCTCGTTCGACGGGCGCGGCAACTACAGCCTCGGCCTGCGCGAGCAGCTGGTCTTCCCCGAGATCGACTTCGACAAGGTCGAGAAGGCGCGCGGGATGGACATCATCATCGTCACGACCGCGAAGAACGACGAAGAAGCGACCGAGTTTCTCACCCAGATGGGGCTGCCGCTGCAGAAGCAGACGACGGCCGGAGCGACGCGATAA
- a CDS encoding type Z 30S ribosomal protein S14, whose translation MAKTSLIEKSKRTPKYAVRAHNRCKVCGRPRAYYRKFGMCRICFRENAHRGFIPGITKASW comes from the coding sequence ATGGCCAAGACCTCGCTGATCGAGAAGTCGAAGCGCACCCCGAAGTACGCGGTGCGCGCGCACAACCGCTGCAAAGTCTGCGGCCGGCCGCGCGCCTACTACCGCAAGTTCGGCATGTGCCGCATCTGCTTCCGCGAGAACGCGCACCGCGGCTTCATCCCCGGCATCACGAAGGCAAGCTGGTGA
- the rpsH gene encoding 30S ribosomal protein S8, with product MGVITDPIADLLTRIRNANTANHQTCDVPASKMKKAVAQILLDEGFIKGIEEIKEGPQGTLRIALKYGPEKEKVITGLRRISRPGLRVYTSKTEIPRVLGGLGLVIMSTSKGIMSGKRAKREGFGGEVLAYVW from the coding sequence ATGGGAGTCATCACCGATCCGATCGCGGACCTGCTCACCCGCATCCGCAACGCGAACACCGCGAACCACCAGACCTGCGACGTTCCGGCGTCGAAGATGAAGAAGGCCGTCGCGCAGATCCTGCTCGACGAAGGCTTCATCAAGGGCATCGAGGAGATCAAGGAAGGGCCGCAAGGCACGCTTCGGATCGCCCTCAAGTACGGGCCGGAGAAGGAGAAGGTCATCACCGGCCTGCGCCGGATCAGCCGTCCCGGTCTGCGCGTCTACACCTCGAAGACCGAGATCCCGCGCGTCCTGGGCGGGCTGGGTCTGGTCATCATGTCGACCTCGAAGGGCATCATGTCGGGCAAGCGCGCCAAGCGCGAAGGCTTCGGCGGCGAAGTCCTGGCCTACGTTTGGTAA
- the rplF gene encoding 50S ribosomal protein L6, which translates to MSRIGKLPVAVPSGVDVTLEDSTVTVKGPKGQLSQRILPVVEVSVDGGQVVVQRKNDEKSGRSAHGLTRTLVANMIDGVTKGFRKSLALQGVGYRVNKAGDVLNFSLGYSHPVSFSPPEGIAFTVEGTNTVHVDGIDKQRVGQVAAEIRSLRPPEPYKGKGIRYKDEVVRKKLGKAGKAGKK; encoded by the coding sequence ATGTCTCGAATTGGAAAATTGCCGGTTGCAGTCCCTAGCGGCGTCGACGTGACGCTCGAAGACTCGACCGTCACCGTCAAAGGGCCGAAGGGCCAGCTCTCGCAGCGCATTCTGCCGGTCGTCGAGGTCAGCGTCGACGGCGGACAGGTCGTCGTGCAGCGCAAGAACGACGAGAAGTCCGGCCGCTCGGCGCACGGACTCACCCGCACGCTGGTCGCCAACATGATCGACGGCGTCACCAAGGGCTTCCGCAAGTCGCTCGCGCTGCAAGGCGTCGGCTACCGCGTCAACAAGGCCGGCGACGTCCTCAACTTCTCGCTCGGCTACTCGCACCCGGTCAGCTTCAGCCCGCCGGAAGGGATCGCGTTCACCGTCGAGGGGACGAACACGGTGCACGTCGACGGAATCGACAAGCAGCGCGTCGGCCAGGTCGCGGCGGAGATCCGCAGCCTGCGCCCGCCCGAGCCGTACAAGGGCAAGGGGATCCGCTACAAGGACGAAGTCGTGCGCAAGAAGCTCGGCAAAGCCGGGAAGGCCGGTAAGAAATAA
- a CDS encoding 50S ribosomal protein L18, translated as MPVSRNEQRVKRHQRLRKKVTGTTARPRLQIFRSLHHTYAFVVDDTKGHTLVAASTREGAIADGLGSRTNVEAAQKVGSTIAQRAKAAGIDAVVFDTSGHKYHGRVAALAQAAREAGLEF; from the coding sequence ATGCCGGTCTCACGCAACGAGCAGCGCGTCAAGCGCCACCAGCGCCTGCGCAAGAAGGTGACCGGGACGACCGCGCGGCCGCGCCTGCAGATCTTCCGCAGCCTGCACCACACCTATGCGTTCGTCGTCGACGACACCAAGGGCCACACCCTGGTCGCCGCGTCGACGCGCGAAGGCGCGATCGCCGACGGGCTCGGCTCGCGGACGAACGTCGAAGCGGCGCAGAAAGTCGGCTCGACGATCGCCCAGCGAGCGAAGGCCGCCGGGATCGACGCCGTCGTCTTCGACACCTCGGGCCACAAATATCACGGCCGCGTCGCGGCGCTCGCTCAGGCGGCGCGCGAAGCGGGTTTGGAGTTCTAG
- the rpsE gene encoding 30S ribosomal protein S5 encodes MYNRGGRDRDNQGFEEAVVRINRVAKVVKGGKRFSFSALVVVGDKKGRVGFAIGKAGEVPEAIRKGVEQARKALITVPMVEKTIPHQVNVQVGSGHVMLKPASPGTGVIAGGAMRAVLELAGIHDIVTKSLGTNNPINVVLATFEALGSLKTAEKVAQLRGKTVQEIYA; translated from the coding sequence ATGTACAATCGAGGCGGGCGCGACCGCGACAACCAGGGGTTCGAAGAAGCCGTCGTGCGCATCAACCGCGTCGCGAAGGTCGTCAAGGGCGGGAAGCGCTTCAGCTTCTCCGCGCTGGTCGTCGTCGGCGACAAGAAGGGCCGCGTCGGGTTCGCGATCGGCAAGGCCGGCGAAGTTCCGGAGGCGATCCGCAAGGGTGTCGAGCAGGCGCGCAAGGCGCTCATCACCGTCCCGATGGTCGAGAAGACGATCCCGCACCAGGTGAACGTGCAGGTCGGCTCGGGCCACGTCATGCTCAAGCCGGCTTCGCCCGGGACGGGCGTGATCGCGGGCGGCGCGATGCGCGCGGTGCTCGAGCTCGCCGGCATCCACGACATCGTCACCAAGTCGCTCGGCACCAACAACCCGATCAACGTCGTGCTCGCGACGTTCGAGGCGCTGGGCTCGCTCAAGACCGCCGAGAAGGTCGCGCAGCTGCGCGGCAAGACGGTCCAAGAAATCTACGCGTAA
- the rplO gene encoding 50S ribosomal protein L15 — protein MAAAKKKSSSSAAAAAPAFSLATLKPNPHSRPKRVRIGRGHGSGMVKTGGEGGKGQTVRSGGGKGPAFEGGQTPWNRRLPQRRGYSQKSRDIGHFRTELAVINVGELAGWDAAVEVSPQSLKAHGKISAVKDGVKILGGSGKRAKGGSLPAGLKFRDVLFSASAREALGAVGADFGDTEAAPAE, from the coding sequence ATGGCAGCAGCAAAGAAGAAGAGCTCGAGCAGCGCGGCGGCCGCCGCACCGGCGTTCTCGCTGGCGACGCTCAAGCCGAACCCCCACTCCCGGCCGAAGCGCGTGCGCATCGGGCGCGGGCACGGCTCCGGCATGGTCAAGACCGGCGGCGAAGGCGGCAAGGGTCAGACCGTCCGCTCTGGCGGCGGCAAAGGCCCCGCGTTCGAAGGCGGCCAGACGCCGTGGAACCGGCGCCTTCCGCAGCGCCGCGGCTACTCGCAGAAGTCGCGCGACATCGGCCACTTTAGAACGGAGCTGGCGGTGATCAACGTCGGCGAGCTCGCCGGCTGGGACGCCGCGGTCGAGGTCAGTCCGCAATCGCTAAAGGCGCACGGCAAGATCAGCGCGGTCAAGGACGGCGTCAAGATCCTCGGCGGCTCGGGGAAGCGCGCCAAGGGCGGCTCGCTCCCGGCCGGGCTGAAGTTCCGCGACGTGCTCTTCTCCGCCTCGGCGCGGGAAGCGCTCGGCGCGGTCGGCGCCGACTTCGGCGACACCGAAGCCGCCCCGGCTGAGTAA